Proteins encoded together in one Microcaecilia unicolor chromosome 3, aMicUni1.1, whole genome shotgun sequence window:
- the LOC115466493 gene encoding transmembrane protein 100-like encodes MARPQVTLTALTALPQDERKPDLPDEDVEVQTQADPRLLGTTTGGLEYSCHSCLLAFGLVTTLIGIVTTGVAYTRDSHGSVIATLGLVLLGSGLTSVALSCMWRRCWKKGRRRRKESFSMLVCEEQEKKMTV; translated from the coding sequence ATGGCCCGCCCTCAGGTGACGCTAACGGCGCTGACAGCGTTGCCACAAGATGAGAGGAAGCCGGACCTGCCCGATGAAGATGTGGAGGTCCAAACGCAGGCCGATCCACGCCTGCTCGGCACCACCACTGGCGGCCTGGAATACTCCTGCCACAGCTGTCTGCTGGCTTTCGGCCTGGTCACCACCCTGATTGGGATTGTCACCACCGGGGTGGCCTACACTCGGGACTCCCACGGCTCCGTCATAGCCACCCTGGGGCTGGTGCTGCTGGGCTCCGGCCTGACCTCTGTGGCCCTCAGCTGTATGTGGAGACGTTGCTGGAAGAAGGgccggaggaggaggaaggagagctTCTCTATGCTGGTATGCGAGGAGCAGGAGAAAAAGATGACAGTTTAA